From the Thermococcus guaymasensis DSM 11113 genome, one window contains:
- a CDS encoding YlcI/YnfO family protein — protein MRTKTVSARVGLEFYERVKAEAEKRGETVSDLVRRALERELKRPWWRFW, from the coding sequence ATGAGGACTAAGACGGTTTCGGCGAGGGTTGGGTTGGAGTTCTATGAGAGGGTGAAGGCTGAGGCGGAGAAGCGTGGAGAGACTGTGAGCGACTTGGTGAGGAGAGCTTTGGAGCGGGAGCTCAAAAGGCCTTGGTGGCGGTTCTGGTGA
- a CDS encoding integrase: protein MADFGERRPLLDATTKSEPETQDVFTDALIDSTAKIHYGRDREEYAKWIQRESPSLARDYISKLNKYLWGKKANTPEELRKIVESIPPTSSGNPDRKAYLAIRSYINFLVATGRIRKSEAIDFKAVIPNIKTKARPESAKVISAEDIREIIKDVKGSTPEVIHARKLYLKLLAFTGLRADEVRELMNQFDPRVIDDTFKAFGLPEEWKEKIAVYDMERVKLPHRKHQTKRGYIAVFPAELVEDLKRFKASGYKLRKDNTYKRTMLKNPTRHKDLALFRKWFQNFMNDNVMSTVSNPPADAWHLVEFLQGRAPKNVGGRNYRWNVQNAARIYYYMVDKLKEELGILEL from the coding sequence ATGGCGGATTTTGGGGAAAGAAGGCCTCTTCTTGACGCAACGACAAAAAGCGAGCCGGAGACCCAAGACGTTTTTACAGATGCTTTGATTGATTCCACGGCCAAAATCCACTACGGTCGTGACCGCGAAGAATACGCCAAATGGATACAGCGGGAGTCTCCTTCCCTTGCCAGGGACTACATCAGCAAACTCAACAAATACCTCTGGGGAAAGAAGGCCAACACTCCTGAAGAACTGAGGAAGATTGTGGAGTCAATTCCACCAACTTCAAGCGGAAATCCCGACAGGAAGGCCTACTTGGCGATAAGGAGTTACATCAACTTCCTCGTGGCCACTGGACGAATTAGAAAGAGTGAAGCCATTGACTTCAAGGCTGTCATTCCGAACATTAAGACAAAGGCGAGGCCGGAATCCGCCAAGGTCATCAGTGCCGAGGATATCAGGGAGATCATTAAGGACGTGAAGGGTTCAACGCCTGAGGTTATCCACGCGCGCAAGCTTTACCTCAAGCTTCTCGCCTTCACTGGCCTTCGCGCTGATGAGGTCAGAGAGCTGATGAACCAGTTTGATCCACGGGTTATTGATGACACCTTCAAGGCCTTCGGCCTCCCTGAGGAGTGGAAGGAGAAGATTGCAGTCTATGACATGGAGAGGGTCAAGCTACCTCACAGGAAGCATCAAACCAAAAGGGGTTACATTGCAGTCTTTCCGGCTGAGCTGGTTGAGGACCTCAAGAGGTTCAAGGCCTCTGGGTATAAGCTGAGGAAGGACAACACCTACAAGAGGACGATGCTAAAGAACCCGACGAGGCATAAGGACCTCGCGCTTTTCAGGAAGTGGTTCCAGAACTTCATGAACGACAACGTGATGAGCACAGTATCAAACCCGCCGGCCGATGCCTGGCATCTCGTTGAGTTTCTCCAGGGACGCGCTCCCAAAAACGTCGGTGGTAGAAACTACCGCTGGAACGTGCAGAATGCTGCGAGGATCTACTATTACATGGTGGATAAGTTAAAAGAAGAGCTGGGGATTCTGGAGCTTTAA
- a CDS encoding helicase HerA domain-containing protein gives MGILDIDIPSWSIDLIYGNTGSGKSYFAGWLVEQAWEKGRRFIVLDTKVKNHLGLVQLKGVRLLKVMVGKRYNWRKLLEFDQVLVVPTRGTINRLGVEGLVEQYYKPLLDEIFRRDRDRIIVVEEAHRYNPSSRRPGKELEQLFREGRDGKLYTVAITQSIADFPKLLFRQAQRHFIFQHYVPNDIIYLNRMIPGFSELNNQLREHDLIEFIPPNKTRIIKRELVVRRTRHFG, from the coding sequence GTGGGGATTCTGGACATTGATATCCCGTCCTGGTCGATTGACCTCATCTACGGGAACACTGGCTCGGGGAAGAGCTACTTTGCCGGGTGGCTGGTGGAGCAGGCGTGGGAAAAAGGCAGAAGGTTTATCGTCCTGGACACGAAGGTGAAGAATCACCTTGGCCTGGTGCAGCTGAAGGGTGTCAGGCTCCTCAAGGTAATGGTTGGCAAGAGGTACAACTGGCGGAAGCTCCTTGAGTTCGACCAGGTGTTAGTTGTCCCGACGAGGGGGACGATTAACCGGCTGGGTGTTGAAGGCCTGGTCGAGCAGTATTACAAGCCTCTCCTTGATGAGATCTTTCGCAGGGACCGGGACAGGATTATCGTGGTGGAGGAGGCGCACCGCTACAATCCTTCATCGAGGAGGCCGGGGAAGGAGCTGGAACAGCTTTTCCGTGAAGGCCGTGATGGGAAGCTCTACACGGTGGCGATCACTCAGTCCATCGCGGATTTCCCGAAGCTCCTCTTCCGTCAGGCGCAGAGGCACTTCATCTTCCAGCACTACGTGCCGAACGATATCATCTACCTCAACCGGATGATTCCAGGCTTTTCTGAGCTGAATAATCAGCTTCGGGAGCATGACCTTATCGAGTTCATTCCGCCGAACAAGACGAGGATCATAAAGCGTGAGCTGGTGGTGAGGAGGACGAGGCACTTCGGGTGA
- a CDS encoding discoidin domain-containing protein, with product MKMPFKAGVWPIPKGRVKLPEPAVSDYIIPSTATASSENYIMAPDPTVTVSGDALTYSLDTTNKKITVKYVANKWSNSSDYVAITFPMDFTNILPSDTLILKFYAYNQRSDSRTLVQDGNGNTLLDIHNMTENVLKTYTVPVGDYAGTQTDIIIKVWDNCSSSSHSSSSSYNVMTVYYPEAGVRALNATDNDTSTIWHPSTTDPGKWIYIDAGAPKIISGVRIYWGSNVPNKFTVEVSTDATNWTPVYKQTIPPTPNAWQEIGFYATYARYIRIYLDDQGSDPVEIGEIQYYSSLVERVASEHGHGSGPEPWMRGANVRLRYVSKFANIQSRISSLQRDLQKSRTVNVKHVQELTGIVQDLKELVKLLHMS from the coding sequence ATGAAAATGCCATTTAAAGCGGGAGTCTGGCCAATTCCAAAGGGAAGAGTTAAACTTCCCGAGCCGGCAGTGAGTGATTATATAATACCCTCCACAGCAACCGCAAGCTCGGAGAACTATATTATGGCTCCTGACCCAACCGTTACCGTAAGTGGTGACGCGCTAACGTATTCACTTGATACCACAAATAAGAAAATAACTGTAAAGTATGTAGCAAATAAATGGTCTAACTCTAGTGACTATGTGGCCATAACTTTTCCCATGGACTTTACTAACATATTGCCATCAGACACTTTAATCTTAAAATTCTACGCCTATAACCAAAGATCTGACAGTAGAACCCTTGTACAAGATGGAAATGGCAACACTTTACTAGATATTCACAATATGACAGAAAACGTCCTAAAAACATACACAGTTCCGGTTGGTGACTATGCAGGTACTCAGACTGACATAATCATAAAAGTATGGGATAATTGCTCTTCAAGCAGTCACTCTTCTTCATCTAGCTACAACGTAATGACTGTCTACTACCCCGAAGCCGGGGTTAGAGCGCTAAATGCAACTGATAATGACACATCAACAATCTGGCACCCATCAACTACAGATCCCGGCAAGTGGATCTATATCGACGCCGGCGCGCCAAAGATTATCTCAGGGGTGAGAATCTACTGGGGTTCCAACGTGCCGAACAAGTTCACAGTAGAAGTCAGCACGGACGCCACAAACTGGACACCGGTTTACAAACAAACCATTCCTCCGACTCCAAACGCCTGGCAGGAGATCGGTTTCTATGCCACTTACGCAAGATATATCAGGATATATCTTGATGACCAGGGGAGCGATCCAGTTGAGATCGGGGAAATCCAATACTACTCTTCACTGGTCGAGAGAGTTGCAAGCGAGCACGGTCACGGTTCTGGTCCCGAGCCTTGGATGCGGGGTGCGAACGTGCGCTTGAGGTACGTGAGCAAGTTCGCCAACATCCAGTCAAGGATAAGTAGTCTTCAGAGGGACTTGCAAAAATCAAGAACTGTAAATGTGAAACACGTCCAGGAACTCACTGGAATCGTGCAGGACCTTAAAGAGCTGGTAAAACTCCTTCATATGTCTTGA
- a CDS encoding type II toxin-antitoxin system VapC family toxin, with the protein MLANWVNRGRKDLLSKYKGAYISVITLFEFLRGIRDDKRRKRALRDFKRLYKVIHVDTTTAVLASEMYVKLQREGTPHDDDGDLLVAATALKRNLTVLTADNGFKKFRKLGVDVILTR; encoded by the coding sequence GTGCTGGCTAACTGGGTGAACAGAGGCAGGAAGGATTTACTCTCGAAGTACAAGGGAGCTTACATCTCAGTGATTACTCTTTTTGAATTCCTCAGGGGTATCCGCGATGACAAAAGACGCAAAAGAGCATTGAGGGATTTCAAGAGGCTGTACAAAGTAATTCACGTGGACACTACGACGGCTGTCTTGGCTTCCGAGATGTATGTCAAACTTCAAAGAGAAGGAACTCCCCACGACGATGACGGTGATTTATTGGTTGCGGCAACGGCTCTCAAGAGGAACCTAACTGTTTTGACAGCGGATAATGGTTTCAAAAAGTTTAGAAAACTTGGGGTTGATGTGATTCTGACGAGGTGA